The following proteins are co-located in the Dromiciops gliroides isolate mDroGli1 chromosome 2, mDroGli1.pri, whole genome shotgun sequence genome:
- the LOC122744514 gene encoding small ubiquitin-related modifier 2-like: protein MAKEKLKEGVKTENNDHINLKVAGQDGSVVQFKIKRHTPLSKLMKTYCERQDLMKEDTMDVFQQQTGGVY, encoded by the exons ATGGCCAAGGAAAAGCTGAAGGAAGGAGTCAAGACTGAAAACAATGACCACATTAATTTGAAGGTGGCAGGGCAAGATGGTTCAGTGGTGCAATTTAAGATTAAGAGGCATACACCACTTAGTAAACTAATGAAAACCTATTGTGAACGACAGGATTT GATGAAGGAAGATACAATGGATGTATTCCAGCAGCAGACAGGTGGTGTTTACTAA